The Streptomyces sp. CC0208 genome window below encodes:
- a CDS encoding VanZ family protein, which produces MLEAVFRGQTVFIITALIITAGAGTVAFRLSASRTERPVLVGMWAASLVGALCLTMWSTGGSQVAANCVVNRDVFEPFTTVQGLLNMAMFVPAGLLGTLVTRRLAFPVCVGVGLSSVIETAQGAIPSIGRACDTSDLVTNSAGALLGALCGLLLVRRDSRSLTPWTFRVRPTSISAVGLVAALCTVWAASIHPHSVTATDAVSTASAAQRRAAEKAVSGAFGDHFAIKDVQYASSPNAKHGTLIVGLPAGFLQVSWPDSTDVTASLDMSDKGAETGFPVPGVTVRPRTPRQAQDVATAYAREHYPWGLPGSRVEVSGVGDNAALGWMVSWRRYHHGVLMPMRLDVEVDRAGRISQMSVHAAPDVSVPEVLVSKEAAAATASKTMPSCKKVDAGELLAVREHGSWQAVWRVVVSCGSSGAVVNVNAHSGAIQSRQTFSRPTGQPVSPQS; this is translated from the coding sequence GTGCTGGAAGCCGTGTTCCGAGGGCAGACCGTCTTCATCATTACTGCCTTGATCATTACAGCCGGGGCCGGCACGGTCGCTTTCCGGCTTTCCGCGAGCAGAACGGAGCGTCCGGTTCTGGTCGGCATGTGGGCGGCGTCCCTTGTCGGTGCGCTCTGCTTGACCATGTGGTCCACTGGCGGCTCCCAGGTGGCAGCGAACTGCGTCGTCAACCGCGACGTGTTCGAACCCTTCACCACGGTGCAGGGGCTTCTCAACATGGCAATGTTTGTCCCCGCCGGGCTCCTCGGGACGCTGGTCACACGACGTCTGGCCTTTCCCGTTTGTGTCGGCGTCGGCCTGTCCTCCGTCATCGAAACCGCGCAAGGCGCCATCCCTTCGATCGGGCGGGCCTGTGACACCAGCGACCTCGTGACCAACTCCGCCGGCGCCCTGCTCGGAGCACTCTGCGGGTTGCTGTTGGTCAGGCGGGACTCGCGTTCCCTCACTCCGTGGACCTTCCGAGTCAGGCCGACCTCCATCAGCGCTGTCGGGCTGGTCGCAGCACTGTGCACCGTATGGGCAGCGTCAATTCACCCTCACAGCGTCACCGCGACCGATGCAGTCAGTACTGCCAGTGCTGCTCAGAGGAGGGCTGCCGAGAAGGCCGTGTCCGGCGCGTTCGGCGACCACTTCGCCATCAAGGATGTCCAGTACGCATCATCGCCCAACGCGAAGCACGGCACGCTCATCGTCGGGCTCCCTGCCGGATTTCTGCAGGTGTCCTGGCCCGACTCGACGGATGTCACGGCAAGCCTTGACATGTCCGACAAGGGTGCAGAGACCGGATTCCCCGTGCCTGGTGTGACCGTCCGTCCGCGCACTCCCCGGCAGGCTCAAGACGTGGCGACCGCCTATGCGCGCGAGCATTACCCCTGGGGCCTCCCGGGCAGCCGGGTGGAGGTGTCCGGGGTCGGCGACAACGCTGCTTTGGGCTGGATGGTGAGCTGGCGCCGATACCACCATGGTGTCCTCATGCCCATGCGGCTCGACGTTGAGGTCGACCGCGCCGGGCGCATCTCCCAGATGTCCGTCCACGCGGCTCCGGACGTTTCCGTTCCGGAAGTCCTCGTCAGTAAGGAAGCAGCCGCCGCGACGGCATCCAAGACCATGCCATCATGCAAGAAAGTCGATGCGGGGGAACTGCTGGCCGTCAGAGAGCACGGTTCCTGGCAGGCGGTGTGGCGCGTCGTGGTCTCTTGCGGCAGTTCCGGAGCCGTGGTCAACGTGAACGCACACTCGGGCGCGATCCAGTCTCGGCAGACGTTCTCCAGGCCGACGGGCCAGCCTGTGTCCCCGCAGAGTTAA
- a CDS encoding dihydrofolate reductase family protein, protein MRIVVSEFISLDGVVQAPGGPEEDTDGGFAHGGWSHPYFDPEVLGPAFTEGMERAEALLYGRRTYLTMAGAWPERAGDPFADRLNSLKKYVVTDTLDDSELTWNNTERIPGSEAVARIRELRERKGGELAMMGSPTLVRTLISEGLVDELQLIVMPVLLGGGKSIFPEDGAKRPFELVSTVTGKTGVQLCVYRPATEG, encoded by the coding sequence ATGCGCATCGTCGTCAGTGAGTTCATCAGTCTGGACGGGGTCGTGCAGGCGCCCGGCGGGCCCGAGGAGGACACCGACGGCGGCTTCGCGCACGGCGGCTGGTCGCACCCCTACTTCGACCCGGAGGTGCTCGGCCCGGCGTTCACCGAGGGGATGGAGCGGGCCGAGGCGCTGCTGTACGGGCGGCGGACGTATCTGACGATGGCGGGGGCCTGGCCGGAGCGCGCGGGGGACCCCTTCGCCGACCGGCTGAACTCCCTGAAGAAGTACGTCGTCACGGACACCCTCGACGACTCCGAGCTGACCTGGAACAACACCGAGCGCATCCCCGGCTCCGAGGCCGTCGCGCGGATCCGTGAGCTGCGGGAGCGCAAGGGCGGCGAGCTGGCGATGATGGGCAGTCCCACTCTCGTCCGCACCCTGATCAGCGAGGGGCTCGTCGACGAGCTCCAGCTGATCGTGATGCCGGTACTGCTCGGCGGCGGCAAGTCGATCTTCCCCGAGGACGGCGCGAAGCGGCCCTTCGAGCTGGTGTCCACGGTCACCGGGAAGACCGGCGTGCAGCTGTGCGTCTACCGGCCCGCCACCGAGGGGTAG
- a CDS encoding GNAT family protein → MSFQLEGPVLAGELVRLEPLDHGHTADLAVAAEEQRGTYAYTWVPRAHEVEDYVDAQLARAATGRLAPYAQVSVATGRAVGATSFWEPRCWRSDDRLDAVEVGFTWLAASAQGTGINAEAKLLLFRHAFEGWGVSRVDLKTDARNARSRAAIESVGARFEGVLRNWSRSWAPGEDGLLRDSAIFSVTAEEWPGCRGRLEERVAGFLAGRG, encoded by the coding sequence TTGAGTTTCCAGCTGGAAGGACCGGTCCTGGCAGGCGAGTTGGTGCGCCTGGAACCGCTGGACCACGGACACACGGCGGACCTGGCCGTGGCGGCGGAGGAGCAACGCGGTACGTACGCGTACACCTGGGTGCCCAGGGCCCACGAGGTCGAGGACTACGTCGACGCACAGCTCGCGCGGGCGGCGACGGGACGGCTGGCGCCCTACGCCCAGGTGTCGGTGGCGACGGGCCGGGCGGTGGGAGCCACGTCGTTCTGGGAGCCGCGGTGCTGGCGCTCGGACGATCGGCTCGACGCCGTCGAGGTCGGGTTCACCTGGCTGGCGGCCTCGGCACAGGGCACGGGCATCAACGCCGAGGCCAAACTGCTGCTCTTCCGGCACGCCTTCGAGGGGTGGGGCGTCTCCCGCGTCGACCTGAAGACGGACGCCCGCAACGCCCGCTCCCGCGCCGCGATCGAGAGCGTCGGCGCCCGCTTCGAGGGCGTCCTGCGCAACTGGTCCCGCTCCTGGGCCCCCGGCGAGGACGGACTGCTGCGGGACTCGGCGATCTTCTCGGTCACGGCGGAGGAGTGGCCGGGGTGCCGGGGGCGGTTGGAGGAGCGGGTGGCGGGGTTCTTGGCGGGGCGGGGGTAG
- the aroA gene encoding 3-phosphoshikimate 1-carboxyvinyltransferase encodes MPALSLPGSKSITARALFLAAAADGVTTLVRPLRSDDTEGFAEGLVRLGYRVGRTPDTWQVDGRPQGPAVAEADVYCRDGATTARFLPTLAAAGHGTYRFDASPQMRRRPLLPLSRALRDLGVDLRHEEAEGHHPLTVRAAGVEGGEVTLDAGQSSQYLTALLLLGPLTRQGLRIRVTDLVSAPYVEITLAMMRAFGVEVAREGDVFVVPPGGYRATTYAIEPDASTASYFFAAAALTPGAEVTVPGLGTGALQGDLGFVDVLRRMGAEVSVGADATTVRGTGELRGLTANMRDISDTMPTLAAIAPFASAPVRIEDVANTRVKECDRLEACAENLRRLGVRVATGPDWIEIHPGPATGAQVTSYGDHRIVMSFAVTGLRVPGISFDDPGCVRKTFPGFHEAFAELRRGIGS; translated from the coding sequence ATGCCCGCCCTCTCCCTCCCCGGCTCCAAGTCCATCACCGCCCGCGCCCTCTTCCTGGCCGCCGCGGCCGACGGCGTGACCACCCTCGTACGCCCCCTCCGCTCGGACGACACGGAGGGCTTCGCCGAGGGACTGGTGCGGCTCGGCTACCGGGTGGGCCGCACGCCCGACACCTGGCAGGTGGACGGCCGCCCGCAGGGACCGGCGGTCGCCGAGGCCGACGTGTACTGCCGTGACGGCGCCACCACCGCCCGCTTCCTGCCCACCCTGGCCGCGGCCGGCCACGGCACGTACCGCTTCGACGCCTCGCCCCAGATGCGCAGGCGACCCCTGTTGCCGCTCTCGCGTGCGCTGCGCGACCTGGGCGTGGACCTGCGGCACGAGGAGGCGGAGGGGCACCATCCGCTGACGGTGCGGGCGGCGGGCGTGGAGGGCGGCGAGGTGACGCTGGACGCGGGCCAGTCCTCCCAGTACCTCACCGCGCTCCTGCTGCTGGGCCCCCTGACCCGCCAGGGCCTGCGCATCCGCGTCACGGACCTGGTGTCGGCGCCGTACGTCGAGATCACCCTCGCGATGATGCGGGCGTTCGGCGTGGAGGTGGCGAGGGAGGGCGACGTCTTCGTGGTCCCGCCGGGCGGCTACCGCGCCACGACCTACGCGATCGAGCCGGACGCGTCCACAGCGAGCTACTTCTTCGCGGCGGCGGCGCTGACCCCGGGCGCCGAGGTGACGGTGCCGGGGCTCGGCACGGGCGCGCTCCAGGGCGACCTCGGCTTCGTGGACGTCCTGCGGCGGATGGGCGCGGAGGTGTCCGTCGGCGCCGACGCCACCACGGTCCGGGGCACCGGCGAACTGCGCGGCCTGACGGCCAACATGCGCGACATCTCGGACACCATGCCGACGCTGGCGGCCATCGCCCCCTTCGCCTCCGCCCCGGTCCGCATCGAGGACGTGGCCAACACGCGGGTGAAGGAGTGCGACCGCCTGGAGGCCTGCGCGGAGAACCTGCGTCGGCTGGGCGTGCGGGTGGCCACGGGCCCGGACTGGATCGAGATCCACCCGGGACCAGCCACCGGGGCTCAGGTGACGTCGTACGGCGACCACCGCATCGTGATGTCCTTCGCGGTCACCGGCCTTCGGGTCCCGGGAATCTCGTTCGACGACCCGGGATGCGTACGGAAGACTTTCCCCGGTTTCCACGAGGCGTTCGCGGAGCTGCGCAGGGGCATCGGGAGCTGA
- a CDS encoding alpha/beta hydrolase, whose product MTAYLILHGWQNHRPDKHWQHWLADRLTNLGHHVTYPQLPDPDDPDLDTWLTELARHLGRLPATGERVVIAHSASALLWLHAVSRGLVKRGSADRVLLVAPPSASVLGHHPEVAEFAPPALDFSLPGATRLVAGDDDPYCPEGARETFGEPLGIPADILPGAAHIDLDAGYGSWPAVLDWCLDPDARITPRP is encoded by the coding sequence ATGACCGCCTACCTCATCCTCCACGGCTGGCAGAACCACCGACCCGACAAGCACTGGCAGCACTGGCTCGCCGACCGTCTCACCAACCTCGGCCACCACGTCACCTACCCCCAGCTGCCCGACCCCGACGACCCCGACCTCGACACCTGGCTCACCGAACTCGCCCGGCATCTCGGTCGACTGCCTGCCACCGGAGAGCGTGTCGTCATCGCCCACAGCGCCTCCGCCCTGCTGTGGCTGCACGCCGTCTCACGCGGGCTCGTGAAGCGCGGCTCCGCCGACCGCGTGCTGCTCGTCGCCCCGCCCTCCGCCTCCGTCCTCGGACACCATCCCGAGGTCGCCGAATTCGCCCCGCCCGCCCTCGACTTCAGCCTCCCCGGCGCCACCCGCCTGGTCGCCGGCGACGACGACCCGTACTGCCCGGAGGGGGCCCGCGAGACCTTCGGCGAGCCGCTCGGCATCCCCGCCGATATTCTCCCCGGCGCCGCCCACATCGACCTGGACGCCGGCTACGGCTCCTGGCCCGCCGTCCTGGACTGGTGCCTGGACCCGGATGCGCGGATCACGCCTCGCCCGTAA
- the chvE gene encoding multiple monosaccharide ABC transporter substrate-binding protein has product MFNRRTALASLAGAASLALTASACGQSSVRSSEGTSVGGTVGVAMPTRSSDRWLTDGRSIVKDLKGKGYKAKLVYGDDDPKAQVSQIENLIKQRVDALIIAAIDARSLNGVLQQAAAAHIPVISYDRLILGTKNVDYYVSFDNEMVGRMQASHIIKKLGLEDGKGPFNIELFAGSPDDNNTKYFFEGAMARLQPFLDSKQLVVPSGQTKLSRITTLRWDGPTAEKRMRGILATWYQSKKVDAVLSPYDGISRGVLSALKSDGYGSGSELPVITGQDAEPASVKSIIAGQQSETVYKDVRELAGAAADMVDDILKGRRPRINNRRDYNNGVKNVPAYLLQPQSLDETNYDVLIRDGYYTADELK; this is encoded by the coding sequence ATGTTCAACCGAAGAACCGCCCTCGCCTCCCTCGCCGGAGCCGCCTCTCTCGCCCTCACCGCGTCCGCCTGCGGCCAGAGCAGCGTGCGCAGCTCCGAGGGCACGTCCGTGGGCGGTACCGTCGGCGTCGCCATGCCGACCCGGTCCTCCGACCGCTGGCTTACCGACGGCAGGAGCATCGTCAAGGACCTGAAGGGCAAGGGGTACAAGGCCAAGCTGGTCTACGGCGACGACGACCCGAAAGCCCAGGTCTCCCAGATCGAGAACCTGATCAAGCAGCGCGTCGACGCACTGATCATCGCGGCCATCGACGCCAGGTCGCTGAACGGCGTGCTTCAACAGGCCGCCGCTGCGCACATTCCGGTGATCTCCTACGACCGGCTCATCCTCGGCACCAAGAACGTCGACTACTACGTCTCCTTCGACAACGAGATGGTCGGCCGGATGCAGGCTTCCCACATCATCAAGAAGCTCGGACTGGAGGACGGTAAGGGTCCGTTCAACATCGAGCTGTTTGCCGGCTCCCCCGACGACAACAACACCAAATACTTCTTCGAAGGTGCGATGGCCCGCTTGCAGCCGTTCCTGGACAGCAAGCAGTTGGTCGTCCCGTCGGGTCAGACCAAGCTCAGCCGGATCACCACCTTGCGCTGGGACGGGCCCACCGCGGAAAAGCGCATGAGAGGCATTCTCGCCACGTGGTACCAGAGCAAGAAGGTCGACGCGGTCCTGTCGCCGTACGACGGCATCTCCAGGGGGGTCCTGTCCGCGCTGAAGTCAGACGGCTACGGCTCCGGCAGCGAGCTCCCGGTCATCACCGGTCAGGACGCCGAGCCTGCCTCGGTGAAGTCGATCATCGCGGGTCAGCAGTCGGAGACCGTCTACAAGGACGTCCGCGAACTCGCCGGGGCCGCCGCAGACATGGTCGACGACATACTCAAGGGCAGGCGTCCGCGGATCAACAACAGACGCGACTACAACAACGGCGTCAAGAACGTGCCCGCCTACTTGCTGCAGCCGCAGAGCCTCGACGAGACCAACTATGACGTTCTGATCCGGGACGGTTACTACACGGCCGATGAGCTCAAGTAG
- a CDS encoding DUF6292 family protein has translation MERGLTTYMTLAWDVSRTSGQGGIRLDWEERQGWYYALTGLNSYDVLLYTVITALRTPIADPERVADVAEELVRFRRLPDVEYREGWDGAQEVRAGRVGS, from the coding sequence ATGGAGCGCGGCCTGACCACTTACATGACGCTCGCCTGGGACGTCTCCCGCACCAGCGGCCAAGGCGGGATCCGGCTCGACTGGGAGGAACGCCAGGGCTGGTACTACGCCCTGACCGGACTCAACTCCTACGACGTGCTGCTCTACACCGTGATCACGGCCCTGCGCACGCCCATCGCGGACCCGGAGCGGGTGGCCGACGTGGCGGAGGAACTGGTGCGCTTCCGCAGGCTGCCGGACGTGGAGTACCGGGAGGGGTGGGACGGCGCGCAGGAGGTGCGGGCGGGCCGGGTGGGCAGCTGA
- a CDS encoding bifunctional helix-turn-helix transcriptional regulator/GNAT family N-acetyltransferase, which translates to MTVQDIRAFNRFYTNVIGALDYSRQLYAPYTLTESRVLYELAHSPRTDAADLRAELSLDAGYLSRILNKFEQDGLIERTTSHRDPRRRRVTLTARGRETAALLAERADESVGALLATVPSADRPRLSEAMRTVRTLLSDGRPPRREDVLLREPGPGDLGWIVARNAALYAAEYGFNADYEALVARIVADFAEDHDPHLERVWIAELDGRPVGCVMCVRDEAPATARLRLLLVEPEARGLGIGDRLVSAVVDFARGVGYRDLVLWTNDVLTAARRVYQRHGFVLAAEKPHRSFGKDLNGQDWRLDLTGTGTGT; encoded by the coding sequence ATGACCGTCCAGGACATCCGCGCCTTCAACCGCTTCTACACGAACGTCATCGGCGCCCTTGACTACAGCCGCCAGCTGTACGCGCCGTACACCCTCACCGAGTCCCGCGTCCTGTACGAGCTCGCCCACTCGCCGCGCACCGACGCGGCTGACCTGCGCGCCGAACTCTCGCTGGACGCCGGGTACTTGAGCCGGATCCTGAACAAGTTCGAGCAGGACGGACTGATCGAGCGTACGACCTCGCACCGCGATCCGCGCCGACGCCGGGTCACCCTCACCGCACGCGGCCGGGAGACCGCCGCGCTGCTCGCCGAGCGCGCCGACGAATCCGTGGGTGCGCTCCTCGCGACCGTCCCCTCCGCCGACCGGCCCCGGCTCTCCGAGGCGATGCGGACCGTCCGTACCCTCCTGTCGGACGGCCGCCCTCCCCGCCGCGAGGACGTCCTGCTGCGCGAGCCGGGTCCCGGTGACCTCGGCTGGATCGTGGCCCGGAACGCGGCCCTCTACGCCGCCGAGTACGGCTTCAACGCCGACTACGAAGCCCTGGTCGCGAGGATCGTCGCCGACTTCGCGGAGGACCACGATCCGCATCTGGAGCGGGTGTGGATCGCCGAGCTGGACGGGCGGCCGGTGGGCTGTGTGATGTGCGTACGGGACGAGGCGCCCGCGACCGCCCGGCTGCGGCTGCTCCTCGTCGAGCCCGAGGCGCGCGGGCTCGGTATCGGGGACCGGCTGGTGTCGGCCGTCGTCGACTTCGCGCGCGGGGTCGGCTACCGCGACCTGGTGCTGTGGACCAACGACGTGCTCACCGCCGCCCGCCGCGTCTACCAGCGGCACGGTTTCGTCCTGGCCGCCGAGAAACCCCACCGCTCCTTCGGCAAGGACCTGAACGGGCAGGACTGGCGGCTGGATCTGACCGGGACGGGTACGGGTACGTGA
- a CDS encoding LysR family transcriptional regulator — MEQVSEPFTIDLRRLTVLRELQRRGSLARTAEALHLTPSAVSQQIAALARETGVPLTEKDGRGVRLTGQARVLLGHADAIAAQLERARADLGAYGEGGRGSVTIGCLSSGILGLLPGVLRALADRLPQVRIDVMESEPPELFTALDAGQVDVAVAVHFAAAPPHTDARYSRTELFTDVMDIAVPAGHRLAGRDRVDLRELAAEAWIVGDARSCVGAVARSVCAAAGFTPDIRHAVNDWGALAALVEAGQGVALLPRMVRPVYASRHLALLRVEGDPPPARHVFAAIRAGAEADAVLGVVLDQLHTTARAQIDFPNSRRGTSQESASASTRSRPRPEVDSGSQDLTTGLRGEPPATSTAFAPS, encoded by the coding sequence GTGGAACAGGTAAGCGAACCCTTCACCATCGACCTGCGTCGGCTGACCGTCCTGCGCGAGCTCCAGCGCCGGGGCAGTCTGGCGAGGACGGCGGAGGCCCTGCACCTCACCCCGTCCGCCGTCTCGCAGCAGATCGCGGCGCTGGCCCGCGAGACGGGCGTACCGCTGACGGAGAAGGACGGCCGAGGCGTACGGCTGACCGGTCAGGCACGTGTGCTGCTGGGTCACGCCGACGCCATCGCGGCACAACTGGAGCGAGCGCGGGCCGACTTGGGGGCCTACGGGGAGGGCGGGCGGGGGTCGGTGACGATCGGCTGTCTGTCGAGCGGGATCCTCGGCCTGCTGCCGGGCGTACTGCGGGCGCTGGCCGATCGCCTGCCCCAGGTCCGGATCGACGTGATGGAGTCCGAACCGCCGGAGCTGTTCACGGCGCTGGACGCGGGCCAGGTCGATGTGGCCGTGGCGGTGCATTTCGCGGCGGCGCCCCCGCACACGGACGCCCGCTACAGCCGTACCGAGTTGTTCACCGACGTGATGGACATCGCCGTCCCGGCCGGCCACCGGTTGGCCGGCCGGGACCGAGTCGACCTGCGCGAACTGGCCGCGGAGGCATGGATCGTGGGGGATGCGCGCAGTTGCGTGGGCGCGGTGGCGCGGTCGGTGTGCGCGGCGGCCGGATTCACCCCGGACATCCGGCACGCGGTGAACGACTGGGGTGCGCTGGCGGCGCTGGTGGAGGCGGGGCAGGGGGTGGCCCTGCTCCCTCGCATGGTGCGGCCGGTGTACGCCTCGCGGCACCTGGCCCTGCTGCGAGTGGAGGGTGACCCGCCACCCGCACGGCATGTGTTCGCGGCGATACGGGCAGGAGCGGAGGCAGACGCAGTGCTGGGGGTGGTGTTGGATCAGCTGCACACCACCGCGCGGGCCCAGATCGACTTCCCGAATTCCCGCCGCGGCACCTCCCAAGAATCGGCTAGTGCCTCCACGAGGAGCAGGCCGCGCCCCGAAGTGGACTCCGGGTCGCAGGACTTGACGACCGGACTACGGGGCGAGCCGCCGGCGACCTCGACGGCCTTCGCACCGTCGTAG
- a CDS encoding lamin tail domain-containing protein yields MTARRLSAAALAAAAIVGAVALPASAADHARPDRTKVEISAVQYDSPGWDDRSRRSLNKEWVELTNTSRRTVNLDGWTLTNEDGDTYTFDHYRLEGRATVRVHTGRGRDTDSDLYMDRHNEVWDNHSDTATLRNDHDRFIDDASWGHHRHGGRHH; encoded by the coding sequence GTGACCGCCCGTCGCCTGTCCGCCGCCGCTCTCGCGGCCGCCGCGATCGTCGGGGCAGTCGCGCTGCCGGCGTCGGCCGCCGACCACGCCCGGCCCGACCGCACGAAGGTGGAGATCAGCGCGGTCCAGTACGACTCACCCGGCTGGGACGACCGTTCGCGGCGCTCGCTGAACAAGGAGTGGGTGGAGCTCACCAACACCTCCCGCCGCACGGTCAACCTCGACGGCTGGACTCTGACGAACGAGGACGGCGACACCTACACCTTCGACCACTACCGCCTTGAGGGGCGCGCCACGGTCCGCGTCCACACCGGCAGGGGCCGCGACACCGACAGCGACCTCTACATGGACCGCCACAACGAGGTGTGGGACAACCACTCCGACACCGCCACCCTGCGCAACGACCACGACCGCTTCATCGACGACGCGTCCTGGGGCCACCACCGCCACGGTGGCCGCCACCACTGA
- a CDS encoding sugar phosphate isomerase/epimerase family protein, producing the protein MKLAFSTLGVPGLPLTDVLRLATTYGYHGVELRAHPEEPVHPGIGLAERADAVAEFKAAGVEVLGLAGYARVAAPGDDEPVVEEIHRLLDLARDLGAGFVRVFPGAASDQSREEADATAARRLGTAAEYAGDLDVRILLETHDSHRTGADAIRVLGPVGHRQVGALWDVMHTWLGGEQPSETYAALSPHLGYVQVKDIASAEDTTPVALGTGVLPLAECVEVLSRHSWDGWLCWEYEKRWYEAAAPLEELLEAGRDHLARLLNDSA; encoded by the coding sequence ATGAAACTGGCGTTCTCCACCCTCGGTGTCCCCGGCCTCCCCCTGACCGACGTGCTGCGGCTCGCGACCACGTACGGCTATCACGGAGTAGAACTGCGCGCGCATCCGGAGGAGCCGGTGCACCCCGGTATCGGGCTCGCCGAACGGGCCGACGCGGTCGCCGAGTTCAAGGCGGCCGGCGTGGAGGTGCTGGGGCTCGCCGGGTACGCGCGCGTGGCCGCCCCCGGTGACGACGAACCCGTGGTCGAGGAGATCCACCGTCTCCTGGACCTCGCCCGCGACCTCGGCGCCGGTTTCGTGCGCGTCTTCCCCGGCGCCGCCTCCGACCAGTCCCGCGAGGAGGCCGACGCCACGGCCGCCCGGCGGCTCGGTACAGCCGCGGAGTACGCCGGCGACCTCGACGTACGCATCCTCCTCGAAACCCACGACTCGCACCGCACGGGTGCCGACGCGATCCGGGTCCTCGGCCCGGTCGGCCACCGTCAGGTCGGCGCGCTCTGGGACGTCATGCACACCTGGCTCGGCGGCGAACAGCCCTCCGAGACCTACGCGGCCCTCTCCCCGCACCTGGGATACGTCCAGGTCAAGGACATCGCCTCGGCCGAGGACACCACCCCGGTCGCGCTCGGCACCGGTGTCCTGCCGCTCGCGGAGTGCGTGGAGGTCCTCTCCCGGCACAGCTGGGACGGCTGGCTGTGCTGGGAGTACGAGAAGCGCTGGTACGAGGCGGCCGCGCCGCTGGAGGAGCTGCTGGAGGCGGGGCGCGACCACCTGGCCCGGCTCCTGAACGACTCCGCCTGA
- a CDS encoding MFS transporter, producing MSLSRTFLDVRPLRTSPVFRRLLFGRTVSTLGTFMTTVTVMYQVWDMTHSTVWSGAVGVAQAVPMVGVSLFAGSWVDRADRRRVYLTGTVGSAVCSLLLAVQGFAGHAPVMVVLLLVAAQTSFAALGAPAAGVFVPRLLPREQVAAGLALQQVTGQAMMLVGPAVAGVVLGWWGIGVCYLLDTLSFAMSFYGAYGLPALPPEGEKSRPGLHGVLDGLRFLTGHRVVRGALLTDLAATVLSMPVSLFPLVNEERFGGDPRTLGLFLSALAVGGVAATVFSGPVTRLGRPGPVMLCASATWGAALALFGLTTSAWAGLGILALAGAADALAVLSRTTIVQTHTPDALLGRVTAAEMTVGQAGPHLGNLRGGLVAGWSSGVTALITGGLMCVAAVGYVGASTPQLRAVPVTGEA from the coding sequence ATGAGCCTCAGCCGTACGTTCCTCGATGTACGGCCCCTGCGCACCTCACCCGTCTTCCGGCGGCTCCTGTTCGGGCGCACGGTGTCCACGCTCGGCACCTTCATGACCACGGTCACCGTCATGTACCAGGTGTGGGACATGACCCACAGCACGGTCTGGAGCGGCGCGGTCGGCGTCGCGCAGGCGGTGCCGATGGTCGGGGTGAGCCTGTTCGCGGGTTCCTGGGTCGACCGGGCCGACCGGCGCCGGGTGTACCTCACGGGTACCGTCGGCTCGGCGGTCTGCTCCCTGCTGCTGGCCGTGCAGGGCTTCGCGGGGCACGCGCCGGTGATGGTCGTCCTGCTGCTGGTGGCGGCGCAGACCTCCTTCGCCGCGCTCGGTGCGCCCGCCGCCGGTGTGTTCGTGCCGCGGCTGCTGCCCAGGGAGCAGGTGGCCGCCGGACTCGCGCTCCAGCAGGTCACCGGTCAGGCGATGATGCTGGTCGGTCCGGCCGTCGCCGGGGTCGTGCTCGGCTGGTGGGGCATCGGCGTCTGCTACCTCCTGGACACCCTGAGTTTCGCGATGTCCTTCTACGGCGCCTACGGCCTGCCCGCGCTGCCGCCGGAGGGCGAGAAGTCCCGCCCCGGTCTGCACGGTGTCCTGGACGGGCTGCGCTTCCTGACCGGTCACCGGGTGGTGCGCGGCGCGCTGCTGACCGATCTGGCCGCGACCGTCCTGTCCATGCCGGTGAGCCTGTTCCCGCTGGTCAACGAGGAGCGCTTCGGCGGCGACCCGCGCACGCTCGGCCTGTTCCTGTCCGCGCTCGCGGTGGGGGGTGTCGCGGCGACGGTCTTCTCCGGCCCGGTCACCCGCCTGGGCCGCCCCGGTCCGGTGATGCTGTGCGCGTCGGCGACCTGGGGTGCGGCCCTGGCGCTGTTCGGCCTGACCACCAGCGCCTGGGCAGGGCTCGGCATCCTGGCGCTGGCCGGCGCGGCGGACGCCCTCGCCGTCCTCTCCCGCACGACCATCGTCCAGACCCACACCCCCGACGCCCTGCTCGGCCGGGTCACGGCCGCCGAGATGACCGTCGGCCAGGCGGGCCCGCACCTGGGCAACCTGCGCGGCGGCCTGGTCGCGGGCTGGAGCTCGGGCGTGACGGCACTGATCACGGGCGGGCTGATGTGCGTGGCGGCGGTGGGGTACGTCGGGGCGAGCACACCTCAGTTGCGGGCGGTTCCGGTTACGGGCGAGGCGTGA